AATACGCGCAAGCGCAGTTCCTCTTTTTTCTGCCCTTTAGTTTTCCTTTTCTCATTTCGTAGCGAGTACTCGTTGAATAAACATATACTTCGTGCGGAGCAGTATTTCATTCAACTTTATCCACATATGTTTCACGTTTGGAGTTATTACtggtaaaatatatacaactATGAACTTTTAGTCGGAGTTATTCTTAtgcttgatgaataatttaaggtgcaaatgtaatatattatatacataattttatgtatgcaTTTGTAGGATCACGATGGTGATACGCCCAGCGCTGAGCGCGAGGTCGGTGCACACGAGATTATGTAATCTCGATCGGGATTTGACACTAAGGCGAGACGGCAGACAAAAGAATGTAAACGTTGAATTTCCGAAAAAGCGGTATATTTAGTCGATTTCACGGAATATCGGTCGCGGTCGAGAGCTTCCGGATTACTGACGTTGGCTTGGTCTCGCTGCTACTCTTTTGCTGGTTGGCGAACAAATCTCTGACTTTCGTCAGGCGGATATCTTCACGCGAAATATTCTGACCTGTGTCAGGCGGAGATCTTGCCGCGAATACTCTCGTAATAGCTCTCGAACCGGTCGTCAAATTCACGAACGAGAAACGTCGGTTTGGCACAAGAGATGCTGAGGACCAAGTTCGTGAAACTGGGCGTCGAAAAATCGTTCGATCGAGTCACGAACAACGGGCACTTCGCGGTTGACCGAGAGTTGAGCTGATCGAACTGAGAAGTCTTGCTCGATAGAGAATCGTTAGACGACTGTGTGTTTTTCCACTTGTTTGTTCGACTCATCGGTACAAGAATCTCCCATTTTCCGCCAGTTCCGATCGAACGACGATTCGAGTTGCCCATATATGGACATCGCTAGCCGTTTCGACCTGTGTTTGCCGAAATCCAGAGCACAATATTTGTCTCAGATTCTGACAAACACCGGACGACCGGAGTCCTTACAAAGGCCCGTTGTTTCGTAGATTATAATTCCGTTGCGAATCTAATTTTCTTATGGTCAATTCCGAACAATATCTTACTGTAGAacaaaatcaagaaaaatagttTGACAAGATAAATCATCttgattaattatatgcattaGTTGGTTTCAAAAAAGCTTTATATATTTGGGTTTTAGTAATTAGCGCAATTTagtttaatctattttatgaAATGCCAGTAATGATGACAATTGACTTGTATGTGGATTATGAGCTGATACTCCtacgaaaatttcattattttcatctGTGACAGTTTCTGGccagtttcttttttctacatGAACATTTCCATTTACTTAAAATTGTTTCACATCTCGATAGAACAAAGTATGTTATGGAACATTTCTTTCAGAATGATATTGAGTATGTTGTCATTGAATTCGTCATGAGGAGGATTACAAACGGAAGTATTTAAAAGGTAGggtcacattaaaaattatgaaggtgattatttcattatttcaccTTGACATTCACTGCAAGGCTAAACTATTAGCATTACCATACGTTTTTTTAAAACCTACAATTTTTGTCTAAAACAGTTCTTTCCagtttgcattttttaatatatttaagcgTCTCAAATTAAATGCCACATCCTACATATGTAATAACATCATAATCAACAttctaaacataaaaaaagaaggcTGAATGTTGCGTGCTTTATATCTACTTGCTCTATTCTATTAAGCTATCACGCAAGATTTCTACtcgatttttattgttttaattattgctGTATGGAGTACATGAAGGTGAAGTAAGATACTGACGCACTCACCAGCTGTAAACAAGTAAAGTTCCTGTTTGTGTTACTTGAACAAGATATACGATATTACACATGTGATGTATTGGGCCAGTTAAAATGTTCAGatgaattttcaatttttcaaatcaatttacatgtaatatgGGCAACAATGCTGATATTATCTATATTGCAGGCAACAATTACTTGgttaatgaatgaataacaTATTTGGTTGATGTTCCTAATGAATAATATAGTAAACTTTCATGCAAAAATCGAACATTTTTACTCTTccaatatataatcatatccTATTGTAAATGtgttaatttacaaataacaCATCAATGAGATGACTCTTAACTAAAAAATGTCTTCATAAtacgtgtaatatatttatataatattgttgttgGAGCAAGTTTTGCATGCTTTCATtcaatataacaatttattagaACAAGATTGCCATGTGCGGTATTTCTATGAATGCCTATCATCTCCTTCTTCCTCGTGCTGCGTGAACCCGCTCCTGTGGTCATATTATTACTCTTATGCGCATTCAGCATAGTCGATTACTTAGCTCGTGAGAAGTTAAGCAGATATATAGTAAAGaaattatctcgaatcttTCCCTATTGTGCGCAATCCAATAACCTGCTTCCTTcaacaatatgtataaataaatgaaatagctTTACTGTAGCGAAACATTCTAAAGATGCTGTAAATAATCCACCAACAGTCAGGCAGAAAATTCGACTGCTTCTTTGTATTAAAAACAGTATCAATTTTTGTATGTCCACAGGTGCTAAGTACCATGAAACATTGTATCTATAAAGAAATAGCTAAAATAGATGAAATTTggaaagtataaaaaaatagattaattacCTTTGacacatataattttttaattgtcttCCAAATAATTAGCGCAAAATCACAAGGACAACTTGTAAGAATGTCACTTACGTGGTTACGTATACGTGATTATTGTAATCCATAAGTTCTTGTCCAACATAATTGGCTAGGAATGTACCCGCGAGTATGAGTATTACAGCgataaagtgtaataaaacTTGTTCCACTTCCTCCATAGGAGACTCAATTTTACATAACTAAAATATATTGGTTGTGTGATCAACATTTTACAAAAGGCATCATTGTGTACAAAATCTAAAATTTACTGTAGAAAAAAAAGGGTAAAGAGAAGCAattcttgtattatatttcacgCCATCTTTGAAACCTAATAATTCTGTCCTACAAGTAGCAAACTTTGAAACTCACTCTTTACCAATATTTTCTGGTCactattttgtttaaatagatattataagATGCTATAAGTCTGTTAGTTATAAGCTTATAAGTATGCTGACAGTAAGAAAACTCACACGAAAAAGGTTGCAACTCAAGCAAAGCACACCAGCTATAACTAACAAGAAAAATAGTACTTCAGTTTTAGTTATAAAACATTTGGCGAAccttaaacaaatattattattaaacatcagaaatattatatcaggtagtattaataatatgttcattattaatttaattaagctttaatatttctaaatattttcaaacacGATCATTTATAGTAATGTTTTACTACCAACATCATCCAAACGATatcatattctctctcttactctctttcacttttatatttatctaacacttttttattattataactcaTGAGTGTCTGGAATAGCTTTATATAGAAATAACTTTCGAAATAACTTTGCTACAATGCTTTGTCAACTTTATTTGGATGTGTAATGCACACACGTTGTCAGATAAATACTAACTCCATGGCTGTGCGATGTATGTCTACGGCACAGATTATCCCTCTGTAAATcacaatttctttctttatgtCAGTGTTACGTAACAATTCGATCGCCATTGCTTGCTCAATTCGGTAGCTGCAAATAATGTTCCTTTGTAATTACATCGCTCTTCTAGATTTGAAAAAGAACACGGCATTTTTCAGACAATCTGAACATCCgtcgtttatttcattaatcgcATCTGTACCTAGTAATCTCAAACATTCCACAAGCATACTTGAAGTACGATATCATCATTGTTCCCGTCCCTGTTAATACGATCATTCCTACAGAAAAGGCTGCGTTCACAtgcacaataattaaaaaataatatttttctgatacaACGAAGTGTTTGGTCACCATTTTCATTATGAAAATCGCGTAAGATTCATTTTTCGGTATGACGACGTCAAGAATGAATGGCgaatatattatgataaaattaaaaaatagaccGCATATAGTACATACTGTAAACATAGAAGTCAAACATAGAAGACAGTTAGTATTCGATTTTCCAATTTTGTCCAACTTTTTGTgacttatttttaaatattctgatAATAAACGCTGAATCTTATTCTTACTTGTCAGTCTGGCCGAAATACATTTTCCGATGTATCCATATTTTTCATAgatagcaatttcgttttGATTCTTTAGCCCATCGTAGATGTGTTGCAATtgatgcaataaatatttcatctatattgtcaaaaatattttacacttaTATTTCGCAAAGCTTGAAAGAACATGTATGGGGTCAGTTAATTTCGGTTGGATTTGCGCAAAATGTTATGTTTGGCATTCGGTAGGAACAAATTATGCAGCAGTAATCACGTTATTCGATAATTagatattaagaaaaatagaacTGAACCTTTTAACTGACCCAATACGAGAATTCATTTACGGCAGTCGCTCTTTTTCTGGAGTAGAGGTATTCATTACTTACAGTTTCCATATTAATCCAAAAAGACATGAAGAAAATCGCGAGCGTGCAAAAAGCTGCCGAGAAAGAAAGTATTTTGATAACAAAATCAAAGCTAAATTCTGCAAAGAAGAGTCGTGACAgctgcaaatataaaatttgttgatcCTAATAAAGCGAATTGGTAATTCTGTAGTGCTATATGATATACTTCATTAATACTGAACATACTACCGGAACAAATTTATGCCTAATAAAGAGTAATGACTCAAAGTAATGACCCAACTATAGCATACCTATATCAAAAGTGTGTCAGGGAATCTCATGATGACTGTGGTCCAGTGATGTCAAATGATTGAAAAAAACCTAATTTAAAATGTCTTTTCGTGACTTCTTAATGACGTGACAAAACCGTACGcgagttaatttattattaataatttttgcaaaataccgtttgcataatataatagaaattaactttttataaatatttatatgtagaaTATAAACAGACATGCacagagataaagagagggagaagagaTTAAGAAGtgatacaaagttttgcgtttctgAAATGTGCCAAACCTGCGATACGGATTTTTCGTTTAActcaaataattttagatttcatttttataatcttatGGTATTAACTCTTCATTAAAATGTCACTGAAAAGTACAGAAGATCGCGAAAGCTCGTATTGTTaccgatataaaatattatttgtctgtttttagttatattagtCTATCAGATTTCCATCATTTTGACGCCATTGCATCTGTCAGTTTCGGTTATTATCTCATCAAATTCTGACGTTTTGACGTCAGCATAGGTGATAACGTACCTGAAATGCAATGTTGCTCATCAGaagacaataaaataaacttgccCGAAAACGAGTAAATTTTGTTTCCTCGTCAGGCCACAAGCCCATAGGGAGCAGAAGTACCCGATTCCAATTGAAGTACTGCTTTGTAATACAGATCATGTTTCGCGATCGTCGAAACTTCGCACTTGACTGCGGAATTACCTACACCACTCCGTCTATCCCTTTCTTCCATCATTAGAGTGTTGTAAAACTGTTCCCTCACCATATCACTTTGtaggtaaattatttaatttagcatAAACGTAGTGCGAGGTGGTGTACGATACCACCGTGCGAGTATAACAGCTGTTTGATGACAATGTAACGCTTCCTCCCTCGAAAAAAGTGTTCAACGATTAAGTAATTATTACACGGAGGGAAGAAACAATTCAACGTATATTTATTTCCCCACagtaaaataatcgtaaaataatgcCAGAGGTCTAAATACGCGCAAGCGcagttcttcttttttctgccCTTTAGTTTTCCTTTTCTTATTCCATAGCGAGCACTCGTTGAATGAACATATACTTCGTGCGGAGCAGCATTTCATCAGCTTTATCCACATATGTTTCACGTTTGGAGTTATTACtggtaaaatatatacaactATGAACTTTTAGTCGGAGTTATTCTTATGCTTGATGCATGATTTAAGGTGCAAATGTAATATATCTTACTATAGAacaaaatcaagaaaaatagttTGACAAGATAAATCATcttgattaattatatgtattaattggTTTCAAAAAAGCTTTATATATTTGGGTTTTAGTCATTAGCGCAATTTagtttaatctattttatgaAATGCCAGAAATGATGACAATTGACTTGTTTGTGGATTATGAGCTGATACTCCtacgaaaatttcattattttcatctGTGACAGTTTCTGGccagtttcttttttctacatGAACATTTCCATTTACTTAAAATTGTTTCACATCTCGATAGAACAAAGTATGTTATGGAACATTTCTTTCAGAATGATATTGAGTATGTTGTCATTGAATTCGTCATGAGGAGGATTACAAACGGAAGTATTGAAAAGGTAGGGtcccattaaaaaatatgaaggtgattatttcattatttcaccTTGACATTCACTGCAAGGCCAAACTATTAGCATTACCATATGGTTTCTTTAAAACCTACAATTTTTGTCTAAAACAAATCTTTCCATTTTGcacttttttatatactagcacacaggcgcgcgctatgcgcgctataagtaaaataaaaaataaaaataatataataaataaaattgtcaatataaccaaGTAAGACAAGTAAGTCAATATatcactgacagccactatgacattttgacattcccaacacgaagttcaagtcacacgaagttcgagccaagcgagagaaccaatcagcgtcgcggaaaagaggccttaatatttcgataaaaaaagaacttcacgatgttaacacgccttttttagaataggagaTTTAAGTGTCTCAAATTAAATGCCGCATCCTGCATATGTAATAACATCATAATCAACAttctaaacataaaaaaagaaggcTAAATGTTGCGTGCTTTATATCTACTTGCTCTATTCTATTAAGCTATCACGCAAGATTTCTACTcgatttttagttttttttattattgctgcATGGAGTACATGAAGGTGAAGTAAGATACTGACGCACTCACCAGCTGTAAACAAGTAAAGTTCCTGTTTGTGTTACTTGAACAAGATATACGATATTACACATGTGATGTATTGGGCCAGTTAAAATGTTCAGatgaattttcaatttttcaaatcaatttacatgtaatatgAGCAACAATGCTGATATTATCTATATTGCAGGCAACAATTACTTGgttaatgaatgaataacaTATTTGGTTGATGTTTCTAATGAATAATATAGTAAACTTTCATGCAAAAATCGAACATTTTTACTCTTccaatatataatcatatccTATTGTAAATGtgttaatttacaaataacaCATCAATGAGATGACTCTTAACTAAAAAATGTCTTCATAAtacgtgtaatatatttatataatattgttgttgGAGCAAGTTTTGCATGCTTTCAttcaatataacaatatattagaACAAGATTGCCATGTGCGGTATTTCTATGAAAGCCTATCATTTCCTTCTTCCTCGTGCTGCGTGAACCCGCTTCGTTGGTCATATTATTACTCTTATGCGATCAGCATAATCGATTAGCTAGCTCTTAAGAAGTCAAGCAGACTCGCGTATAGTAAGGaaattatctcgaatcttttcCTATTGCGCAATCCAATAACCTGCTTCCTTcaacaatatgtataaataaatgaaatagctTTACTGTAGCGAAACATTCTAAAGATGCTGTAAATAATCCACCAACATTCAGGCAGAAAATTCGACTGCTTCTTTGTATTAAAAACAGTATCAATTTTTGTATGTCCGCCGGTGCTAAGTACCATGAAACATTGTATCTATAAAGAAATAGCTACAATAGATGACAATTTGGAAAGTatagaaaaatagattaattacCTTTGACACATAAGTTTTTAATTGTCTTCCATATAACTAGCGCAAAATCACAAGGACAACTTGTAAGAATGTCACTTACGTGGTTACGTATACGTGATTATTGTAATCCATAAGTTCTTGTCCAACATAATTGGCTAGGAATGTACCCGCGAGTATGATTATTAGAACgataaagtgtaataaaacTTCTTCCACTTGCTCCATAGGGGactcaattttaaataactaaaATATATTGGTTGTGTGATCAACATTTTACAAAAGGTATCATTGTGTACAAAATCTAAAATTTACTgtagaaaaaagaggaaaagagaagcaattcttgtattatatttcacgCCATCTTTGAAACCTAATAATTCTGTCATACAAGTAGCAAACTTTGAAAAACGCACTCTTTACCAATATTTTCTGGTCactattttgtttaaatagatattataagATGCTATAAGTCTGTTAGTTATAAGCTTATAAGTATGCGGACAGTAAGAAAACTCACACGAAAAAGGTTGCAACTCAAGCAAAGCACACCAGCTATAACTAACAAGAAAAATAGTACTTCAGTTTTAGTTATAAAACATTTGGCGAAccttaaacaaatattattattaaacatcagaaatattatatcaggcagtattaataatatgttcattattaatttaattaagctttaatatttctaaatattttcaaacacGATCAGTTATAGTATTAATAGAATAGTGTTGTATAAGTCAGCCAGGacagttaataataaaacactgGTTCTTTAATCGACACACTGGCAATATATTGTTGTTAATGtgacacaacgtttcgaccactatctggtccttctcaagtgctgtgtttttttctaaaaacaaGGTATTACAATGTAAGTAAAAGAAATGACAAAAAACCGCAACACAAATACAAAAAGAGCATATGAGTAAGAGAAACGCAAAGCTACCGCAatatacacataaataaaCCGCAAAAACTAAAAGGAAATACAACAACcggcataaatataaaatacaatgttCGCAAACTTACTGGCTGAAAAAGACACCAGAAAACGAATGAGAGACAAAGAGACCGAACACTGTAAGAGCACACTCTCAAATGATAGCAGTAAACAAAGTCAAGGAGGAAAGGAGATATTTGCTAGCACTTGGTCATATATACCGGGTAGGTTATCAGTATCCTTCTGCGTAGATTAATGGACTTGCTGTGctttttaatacaaatcaTCTCCATTACACATTAACAACAATATACTGCCAGTGTGTCGATTAAAGAACTAgtgttttatatatagtatTGTTTTACTACCAACATCATCCAAAAGATATCAtattctctc
The Ooceraea biroi isolate clonal line C1 chromosome 4, Obir_v5.4, whole genome shotgun sequence genome window above contains:
- the LOC105285790 gene encoding uncharacterized protein LOC105285790 isoform X3, with amino-acid sequence MICITKQYFNWNRVLLLPMGLWPDEETKFTRFRASLFYCLLMSNIAFQLSRLFFAEFSFDFVIKILSFSAAFCTLAIFFMSFWINMETMKYLLHQLQHIYDGLKNQNEIAIYEKYGYIGKCISARLTICTICGLFFNFIIIYSPFILDVVIPKNESYAIFIMKMVTKHFVVSEKYYFLIIVHVNAAFSVGMIVLTGTGTMMISYFKYACGMFEITSYRIEQAMAIELLRNTDIKKEIVIYRGIICAVDIHRTAMEFAKCFITKTEVLFFLLVIAGVLCLSCNLFRLCKIESPMEEVEQVLLHFIAVILILAGTFLANYVGQELMDYNNHVYVTTYNVSWYLAPVDIQKLILFLIQRSSRIFCLTVGGLFTASLECFATVKLFHLFIHIVEGSRLLDCAQ
- the LOC105285790 gene encoding uncharacterized protein LOC105285790 isoform X4, with product MICITKQYFNWNRVLLLPMGLWPDEETKFTRFRASLFYCLLMSNIAFQLSRLFFAEFSFDFVIKILSFSAAFCTLAIFFMSFWINMETMKYLLHQLQHIYDGLKNQNEIAIYEKYGYIGKCISARLTSKNKIQRLLSEYLKISHKKLDKIGKSNTNCLLCLTSMFTVCTICGLFFNFIIIYSPFILDVVIPKNESYAIFIMKMVTKHFVVSEKYYFLIIVHVNAAFSVGMIVLTGTGTMMISYFKYACGMFEITSYRIEQAMAIELLRNTDIKKEIVIYRGIICAVDIHRTAMEFAKCFITKTEVLFFLLVIAGVLCLSCNLFRLCKIESPMEEVEQVLLHFIAVILILAGTFLANYVGQELMDYNNHVYVTTYFFIDTMFHGT
- the LOC105285790 gene encoding uncharacterized protein LOC105285790 isoform X1 is translated as MICITKQYFNWNRVLLLPMGLWPDEETKFTRFRASLFYCLLMSNIAFQLSRLFFAEFSFDFVIKILSFSAAFCTLAIFFMSFWINMETMKYLLHQLQHIYDGLKNQNEIAIYEKYGYIGKCISARLTSKNKIQRLLSEYLKISHKKLDKIGKSNTNCLLCLTSMFTVCTICGLFFNFIIIYSPFILDVVIPKNESYAIFIMKMVTKHFVVSEKYYFLIIVHVNAAFSVGMIVLTGTGTMMISYFKYACGMFEITSYRIEQAMAIELLRNTDIKKEIVIYRGIICAVDIHRTAMEFAKCFITKTEVLFFLLVIAGVLCLSCNLFRLCKIESPMEEVEQVLLHFIAVILILAGTFLANYVGQELMDYNNHVYVTTYNVSWYLAPVDIQKLILFLIQRSSRIFCLTVGGLFTASLECFATVKLFHLFIHIVEGSRLLDCAQ
- the LOC105285790 gene encoding uncharacterized protein LOC105285790 isoform X2; its protein translation is MICITKQYFNWNRVLLLPMGLWPDEETKFTRFRASLFYCLLMSNIAFQLSRLFFAEFSFDFVIKILSFSAAFCTLAIFFMSFWINMETMKYLLHQLQHIYDGLKNQNEIAIYEKYGYIGKCISARLTSKNKIQRLLSEYLKISHKKLDKIGKSNTNCLLCLTSMFTVCTICGLFFNFIIIYSPFILDVVIPKNESYAIFIMKMVTKHFVVSEKYYFLIIVHVNAAFSVGMIVLTGTGTMMISYFKYACGMFEITSYRIEQAMAIELLRNTDIKKEIVIYRGIICAVDIHRTAMEFAKCFITKTEVLFFLLVIAGVLCLSCNLFRLCKIESPMEEVEQVLLHFIAVILILAGTFLANYVGQELMDYNNHVYVTTYNVSWYLAPVDIQKLILFLIQRSSRIFCLTVGGLFTASLECFATLVSASVSYFTFMYSIQQ
- the LOC105285790 gene encoding uncharacterized protein LOC105285790 isoform X5, encoding MICITKQYFNWNRVLLLPMGLWPDEETKFTRFRASLFYCLLMSNIAFQLSRLFFAEFSFDFVIKILSFSAAFCTLAIFFMSFWINMETMKYLLHQLQHIYDGLKNQNEIAIYEKYGYIGKCISARLTSKNKIQRLLSEYLKISHKKLDKIGKSNTNCLLCLTSMFTVCTICGLFFNFIIIYSPFILDVVIPKNESYAIFIMKMVTKHFVVSEKYYFLIIVHVNAAFSVGMIVLTGTGTMMISYFKYACGMFEITSYRIEQAMAIELLRNTDIKKEIVIYRGIICAVDIHRTAMEFAKCFITKTEVLFFLLVIAGVLCLSCNLFR